One segment of Pontibacter akesuensis DNA contains the following:
- a CDS encoding PQQ-dependent sugar dehydrogenase, whose protein sequence is MKKNLLYILSLSTALVAVSACNSQPPVVQGQPKTIETPAGQTVTLPPPHATESHRNFSNVIGWKDGQTPTAPEGFTVTKYADGFQNPRWLYVMPNGDVLVAEASTEVGFWKELGAKIIGITKSMALGNSANRITLLRDTDKDGRPEVRETFLDGLNQPLGMLVLDGKFYVANTDGLWRYPYQNGQTKISAKGEKLLDLPAGGYNNHWTRNIIARPDGSKIYVAVGSASDHGEHGMEHEERRANILEVNPNGTGARVFASGLRNPVGMDWAPNTNTLWTAVNERDDLGDELVPDYLTSVQEGGFYGWPYFYFGQNEDPSWANKMPAKVQQPLVPDVPLVSHSASLGLAFYDQEAFPQKYHNGAFIGQHGSWRRSELVGYRIVFVPFENGKPSGPPEDFLTGFFADKADGKVYGRPVGITVLPDGSMLVADDTSNTIWRVSAK, encoded by the coding sequence ATGAAGAAAAACCTCCTATACATACTTTCGCTTTCTACTGCTTTAGTCGCCGTGTCAGCCTGTAATTCGCAGCCGCCTGTGGTGCAGGGGCAGCCAAAAACAATCGAAACACCAGCGGGCCAGACGGTGACTTTGCCGCCGCCACATGCCACGGAGTCGCACCGTAACTTCAGCAACGTGATTGGCTGGAAAGACGGGCAGACCCCTACGGCTCCCGAAGGCTTTACGGTAACCAAGTATGCCGATGGCTTCCAAAATCCGCGCTGGCTTTACGTCATGCCAAACGGCGATGTGCTGGTGGCCGAGGCAAGTACGGAAGTCGGTTTCTGGAAAGAGTTGGGTGCCAAGATCATCGGTATTACCAAGTCCATGGCTTTGGGGAACAGCGCCAACCGTATCACGCTGCTGCGGGACACCGACAAAGACGGCAGGCCAGAGGTGCGGGAGACTTTCCTGGACGGCCTGAACCAACCCCTCGGCATGCTGGTGCTTGACGGAAAATTCTACGTGGCCAACACCGATGGCCTGTGGCGCTATCCCTATCAAAACGGGCAAACGAAAATCTCAGCAAAAGGCGAGAAACTACTTGACCTGCCCGCCGGGGGCTACAACAACCACTGGACGCGTAATATCATCGCCCGCCCCGATGGCTCTAAAATTTATGTGGCGGTGGGCTCGGCCAGCGACCACGGAGAGCACGGCATGGAGCATGAGGAGCGCCGGGCAAACATACTGGAGGTAAACCCCAATGGCACAGGCGCGCGCGTGTTCGCCAGCGGCCTCCGCAACCCGGTGGGCATGGACTGGGCACCCAACACCAACACCCTCTGGACAGCCGTGAACGAGCGCGACGACCTGGGCGACGAACTGGTGCCGGACTACCTGACAAGTGTGCAGGAGGGGGGCTTTTACGGCTGGCCATACTTCTACTTCGGTCAGAACGAAGATCCCTCGTGGGCAAACAAGATGCCGGCAAAGGTGCAGCAACCGCTTGTGCCGGATGTGCCGTTGGTGTCGCATTCTGCTTCGCTGGGGCTGGCGTTTTATGACCAGGAGGCCTTCCCGCAGAAATACCACAACGGCGCTTTTATCGGCCAGCACGGCTCCTGGCGGCGGTCGGAGCTGGTGGGCTATAGGATAGTGTTTGTGCCTTTCGAAAATGGCAAACCCTCCGGGCCGCCCGAGGATTTTTTGACAGGCTTTTTTGCCGACAAAGCGGACGGCAAAGTATACGGCCGGCCGGTTGGCATTACGGTGCTACCGGATGGCTCTATGCTGGTGGCCGATGATACCAGCAACACCATTTGGCGGGTGAGCGCCAAGTAA
- a CDS encoding RNA polymerase sigma factor — protein sequence MQTIKYPVMAADLREALIADREKTLEKLYGKAYPMVLHYVRQHQGSADDAKDLLQEAIILFYEKVMHEQLELTSSATTYIMAICKNYWRRELEKRNRYQSLPTDLNEQLKQEADVEQEQPGQQLAQYVEKLGEKCSSLLISFYYLGQRMEQLAAQLQYKNVRSATVQKFKCLERLRKSMKGFASHDFK from the coding sequence ATGCAGACAATCAAATACCCTGTAATGGCAGCTGACCTGCGGGAGGCACTTATAGCCGACCGGGAGAAAACACTGGAAAAGCTGTACGGCAAAGCCTACCCGATGGTGCTCCATTACGTGCGGCAACACCAGGGCTCCGCCGACGATGCCAAGGATCTGTTGCAGGAGGCCATCATCCTGTTTTACGAGAAGGTGATGCACGAGCAGTTGGAGCTGACTTCCTCGGCTACTACGTACATCATGGCGATCTGCAAAAACTACTGGCGCCGTGAACTGGAGAAGCGCAACCGGTACCAAAGCCTGCCTACCGACTTAAACGAGCAGCTAAAGCAGGAGGCGGATGTAGAACAGGAGCAGCCAGGCCAGCAGCTCGCACAGTATGTGGAAAAGCTTGGGGAGAAGTGCAGTTCACTTTTAATTTCCTTTTACTACCTGGGGCAGCGCATGGAGCAGCTGGCAGCGCAGTTGCAGTACAAGAATGTGCGCTCTGCCACGGTGCAGAAGTTTAAGTGCCTGGAGCGCCTGCGTAAATCTATGAAAGGCTTTGCAAGCCACGATTTTAAATAG
- a CDS encoding 3-hydroxyanthranilate 3,4-dioxygenase has protein sequence MAVARPFNFKAWIDEHRHLLKPPVGNQQVFKGNDDFIVMVVGGPNARKDYHYDEGEEFFYQLEGDIVLKIIEDGKPVDIPIKEGEIFLLPPRVPHSPQRPAGTVGLVMERYRKAGEQDGFLWFCENCGNKLYEEYADVTDIVGQLPVIMSHFWDSKEHRTCDKCGTVMEPPAKPA, from the coding sequence ATGGCTGTAGCAAGACCTTTTAATTTTAAAGCCTGGATAGACGAACACCGCCACCTGCTGAAACCGCCGGTAGGGAACCAGCAGGTGTTCAAGGGCAACGATGACTTTATCGTGATGGTGGTGGGCGGACCCAATGCCCGCAAAGACTACCATTACGATGAAGGCGAGGAGTTCTTTTACCAGTTGGAAGGAGATATTGTGCTGAAGATAATCGAGGACGGCAAGCCCGTGGACATTCCGATAAAAGAGGGGGAAATATTCCTGTTGCCACCACGCGTGCCGCACTCCCCACAGCGCCCTGCCGGTACAGTGGGACTGGTGATGGAGCGCTACCGCAAAGCAGGCGAGCAGGACGGTTTCCTGTGGTTCTGCGAGAACTGCGGGAACAAGCTCTATGAGGAGTACGCCGACGTAACCGACATTGTAGGGCAGCTTCCGGTAATCATGAGCCACTTCTGGGACAGCAAAGAACACCGCACCTGCGACAAGTGCGGTACTGTGATGGAGCCGCCGGCAAAGCCTGCGTAA
- a CDS encoding GIY-YIG nuclease family protein — MKFGKTIKIFLIDGDPNGRMTCELSNWTGKAYRIPRVKIKECVDRHDLNNPGIYLLFGKSEDGFDKIYIGEAEEILKRLQQQVSQKDFWNEAIAFISKDENLNKAHIKYIENRLHSLAKDAGRYQLENSVIPTQSSISESDRAEMEEFISNIRLLVNTLGHKAFEEKREIKSNDEQQPIFYLKGARGAEALGEPTAEGFVVFKGSKATLSNVNSIAPSFAKYRQQLIEQNVLQQNGEVYEFTEDSVFSSPSTAAVMVMGRNANGLLEWKLANGITLKEFESENR, encoded by the coding sequence ATGAAGTTTGGTAAAACAATAAAGATATTTCTCATAGACGGTGATCCAAATGGCCGTATGACCTGTGAACTATCGAACTGGACAGGTAAAGCCTATAGAATCCCCCGTGTCAAAATCAAGGAATGTGTAGATAGACATGATCTAAATAATCCAGGTATTTATTTACTGTTTGGCAAGAGTGAGGATGGCTTTGATAAAATATATATCGGCGAGGCTGAAGAGATATTGAAACGGCTCCAGCAACAGGTTTCTCAAAAGGATTTTTGGAATGAGGCTATAGCATTCATTAGTAAGGATGAAAACTTAAATAAAGCACACATCAAGTACATTGAGAACCGGTTACATTCTTTAGCTAAAGATGCTGGCCGCTACCAACTAGAAAACAGTGTTATTCCTACACAATCTTCTATTTCTGAATCAGATAGAGCAGAAATGGAGGAGTTCATATCTAATATACGCTTACTTGTAAATACACTTGGTCATAAAGCATTTGAAGAAAAGCGAGAAATCAAGAGCAATGATGAGCAGCAGCCAATCTTCTATTTGAAAGGCGCAAGAGGTGCAGAAGCCTTAGGTGAACCTACAGCAGAAGGATTTGTCGTATTTAAAGGATCAAAAGCCACATTGTCAAATGTTAACTCAATTGCACCTTCTTTTGCTAAGTATAGACAGCAGCTCATCGAACAAAACGTTCTTCAGCAGAACGGAGAAGTCTATGAGTTTACGGAAGATAGTGTGTTCAGCAGCCCTTCAACTGCAGCAGTAATGGTGATGGGTAGAAATGCAAATGGTTTACTAGAATGGAAGTTAGCTAACGGAATAACGCTAAAGGAGTTTGAGTCTGAAAACAGATAA
- a CDS encoding amidohydrolase family protein, protein MQNKASASPILTENNLLKIDIHTHILPATWPNLRERYGYGGFVRLEHHKPCCARMMMDDKFFREIQDNCWDPKVRMHECSKYGVGVQVLSTVPVMFNYWAKPEHTYDLSRMLNDHIAGIVADYPDRFVGLGTLPMQAPDLAVKELERCMKELGMAGIQIGTHINEWNLEAPELFPVFEAAEELGAAIFVHPWDMYGKKKMSKYWLPWLVGMPAETSMAICSMIFGGVLERLPKLRIAFAHGGGSFPATIGRIAHGFDVRPDLCAVDNNVNPRHYLGKFYLDSLVHDPAALDYLVNLVGANSIALGTDYPFPLGELEPGKLIESMPYDLATKERMLSGTALEWLNLKKEQFVKQQKREKV, encoded by the coding sequence ATGCAGAACAAAGCATCAGCCTCACCTATACTTACAGAGAACAATCTGCTGAAGATTGACATCCACACGCATATTCTGCCGGCTACCTGGCCAAACCTGCGGGAGCGGTACGGCTATGGCGGCTTCGTACGGCTGGAGCACCACAAGCCCTGCTGCGCCCGCATGATGATGGACGATAAGTTCTTCCGCGAGATACAGGACAACTGCTGGGATCCAAAGGTGCGCATGCACGAGTGCAGCAAGTATGGCGTGGGCGTGCAGGTGCTAAGTACGGTGCCGGTGATGTTCAACTACTGGGCAAAGCCGGAGCACACATATGATCTGTCGCGGATGCTGAACGACCACATTGCTGGCATCGTGGCTGACTACCCCGACCGCTTTGTAGGCCTCGGCACCCTGCCCATGCAGGCCCCCGACCTGGCCGTGAAGGAGCTGGAACGCTGCATGAAAGAGCTGGGCATGGCCGGCATTCAGATCGGCACCCACATCAACGAGTGGAACCTGGAGGCTCCCGAACTCTTTCCTGTTTTTGAGGCGGCCGAAGAGTTGGGAGCCGCTATTTTTGTGCACCCCTGGGACATGTACGGGAAAAAGAAAATGAGCAAGTACTGGCTGCCCTGGCTCGTGGGCATGCCCGCCGAAACAAGTATGGCCATCTGCTCTATGATCTTCGGTGGCGTGCTGGAGCGGCTGCCTAAACTCCGGATTGCTTTTGCCCATGGCGGGGGTTCCTTCCCGGCAACTATCGGCCGCATTGCCCACGGCTTTGATGTACGCCCCGACCTTTGCGCCGTGGATAACAATGTGAACCCACGCCACTACCTCGGCAAGTTCTACCTCGACTCGCTCGTGCACGACCCTGCTGCCCTCGACTACCTCGTGAACCTGGTGGGAGCCAACAGCATCGCCCTCGGCACTGATTATCCTTTCCCGCTCGGTGAACTCGAGCCCGGCAAACTCATCGAGTCTATGCCGTATGATCTGGCTACCAAAGAGCGCATGCTGAGTGGTACGGCACTGGAGTGGCTGAATTTGAAGAAGGAGCAGTTTGTGAAGCAGCAGAAGCGGGAGAAAGTATAA
- a CDS encoding GNAT family N-acetyltransferase: MQHPTLTTERLELRPIQPSDADFILRGLSDERVTRYYAVHYNTAEEVQEQMKFYEDLIRSGTGVWWAFSLKGEGVLIGACGLNELEREHQKAQIGFWLLPGYWGKGYIQEAARAVTKYGFDTLQLNRIEAIVEGGNGQSEKVLQKLGFSYEGRLRESEAKNGAFIDLLYYSMLRREFAAKSPALP; the protein is encoded by the coding sequence ATGCAGCACCCCACCCTTACTACAGAAAGGCTCGAGCTACGGCCCATACAACCGTCAGATGCTGACTTTATACTTCGGGGGCTGTCGGATGAGCGGGTCACGCGGTACTACGCTGTGCATTACAATACAGCAGAAGAGGTACAGGAGCAGATGAAGTTCTATGAGGATCTGATCAGAAGCGGCACGGGCGTTTGGTGGGCGTTCTCTCTGAAGGGGGAGGGGGTTCTGATCGGAGCCTGTGGCCTGAATGAGCTGGAGCGGGAGCACCAGAAAGCCCAGATAGGCTTTTGGCTGCTGCCCGGCTACTGGGGCAAAGGCTACATTCAGGAAGCGGCCAGGGCGGTAACCAAGTATGGTTTTGATACTTTGCAACTGAACCGCATAGAGGCAATTGTGGAAGGCGGCAATGGGCAGTCGGAGAAGGTACTGCAGAAACTCGGTTTCTCCTACGAAGGCAGGCTGCGGGAAAGCGAGGCCAAGAACGGAGCGTTTATCGACCTGCTTTACTACAGCATGCTAAGAAGGGAATTCGCCGCTAAATCGCCTGCCTTGCCGTAG
- a CDS encoding SDR family oxidoreductase, protein MDLNLQNKRALVCGSTQGIGKAVAVELAKLGASITLVARNEAKLQAVAQELDSSQGQQHEFIVADFADPYELNILVQAYLKEQPQVHILVNNTGGPAGGPITEASTDEFIDAFNQHLVANHLLTTSVIPAMKAAKYGRIINIISTSVKQPLNGLGVSNTIRGAVASWAKTMANELGQYGITVNNVLPGSTNTGRITAIIESRAQKSGRSTMEIQQEMEAEIPAKRFAEPEEVAAAAAFLASPAAAYINGINLPVDGGRTGCL, encoded by the coding sequence ATGGACTTAAACCTACAGAACAAACGCGCTTTGGTGTGCGGGAGCACCCAGGGCATTGGAAAAGCCGTAGCCGTAGAACTGGCAAAACTCGGCGCCAGCATCACCCTTGTGGCCCGCAACGAGGCCAAACTGCAAGCAGTAGCCCAGGAACTGGACAGCAGCCAGGGGCAGCAGCATGAGTTTATTGTAGCCGATTTCGCAGACCCTTATGAGCTGAACATCCTGGTGCAGGCTTACCTGAAGGAGCAGCCGCAGGTGCACATCCTCGTTAACAACACCGGCGGCCCGGCTGGCGGCCCCATTACCGAAGCGTCAACAGACGAATTTATTGATGCGTTTAACCAGCACCTGGTGGCCAATCACCTGCTGACTACGTCTGTTATTCCGGCGATGAAGGCGGCGAAGTATGGCCGCATCATCAACATCATCAGCACCTCAGTCAAGCAGCCGCTGAACGGCCTGGGTGTGTCGAACACCATCCGGGGTGCTGTAGCCAGCTGGGCCAAAACAATGGCGAATGAGCTGGGGCAGTATGGTATCACCGTAAACAACGTGCTGCCGGGCTCCACCAACACCGGCCGCATCACCGCCATCATCGAGAGCCGGGCACAGAAATCAGGGCGCAGCACCATGGAAATCCAACAGGAAATGGAAGCCGAGATACCCGCCAAACGCTTTGCCGAACCGGAAGAAGTAGCCGCCGCCGCCGCGTTCTTGGCATCACCTGCCGCAGCTTACATCAACGGCATCAACTTGCCGGTGGATGGTGGCCGGACAGGTTGCCTTTAA
- a CDS encoding chloride channel protein has translation MDFKRRRLAVTLRNQLNYPLQFNPFVFSKLFLLWVAVGIVGGVIAGFYWTVLEGLLHFLAQFQGLYVIPIMAVAGLLAGLVIHFLGDPGEMDLIVNNIRFKGGRLEPKNNPSMILSSWICIASGGSAGPEAPLVQVVGSTGTWIARKLRIKGEDLRSLSIAGMAAAFTALFGAPLGGSLFALEIQHHKHISEYYQALMPALVASCSSYVIFLLITHIGIGPTWVFPMFATPELNDFFYAMLYALAGTAAGWLFILTVRQSRVVFKKLSVPIYIKMMVGGLLIGTIAYFVPLSRYFSHDELNVLLEEQFTLEFLFILLGAKILAIAFTVTSGWRGGFIIPLFFVGATVGLIVNAVFPGQNLPLIMVSCMAAINACVTRTPISTTILLATLTGFHHFIPILFASLTGFFLAPKTPLINAQLGMKE, from the coding sequence ATGGACTTTAAGAGAAGACGACTGGCGGTAACGCTCCGGAACCAGTTAAACTACCCGTTGCAGTTCAACCCTTTTGTGTTCAGCAAGCTGTTTTTGCTGTGGGTGGCTGTAGGCATTGTGGGCGGTGTGATAGCCGGCTTTTACTGGACGGTACTGGAGGGGCTGCTGCATTTTCTGGCGCAATTCCAGGGGCTATATGTAATTCCCATCATGGCTGTGGCTGGTTTGCTGGCGGGCCTGGTTATCCACTTCCTCGGCGACCCGGGCGAGATGGACCTGATCGTGAACAACATTCGCTTTAAGGGCGGCAGGCTGGAGCCCAAGAATAACCCGTCCATGATCCTGTCGTCGTGGATTTGCATTGCCAGTGGCGGCAGTGCCGGGCCTGAGGCGCCGCTGGTGCAGGTAGTAGGCTCCACCGGCACCTGGATTGCGCGCAAGCTCAGGATAAAAGGCGAAGACCTGCGGTCGTTAAGTATAGCGGGTATGGCCGCTGCCTTTACAGCGCTGTTTGGCGCCCCGCTGGGTGGCAGTCTCTTTGCGCTGGAGATTCAGCACCACAAGCACATCAGCGAGTACTACCAGGCCCTGATGCCCGCCCTGGTGGCCAGCTGTTCCAGCTACGTTATCTTTCTCCTGATCACGCACATTGGCATTGGCCCTACCTGGGTGTTTCCAATGTTCGCCACTCCTGAGCTCAACGACTTCTTCTACGCCATGCTGTATGCGTTGGCTGGCACAGCGGCTGGCTGGCTTTTTATTTTAACCGTGCGCCAGAGCCGGGTCGTCTTTAAAAAACTTAGCGTCCCGATTTATATAAAGATGATGGTGGGTGGACTGCTGATCGGCACCATCGCTTACTTTGTGCCCCTTTCCCGCTACTTCAGCCACGACGAACTGAACGTGTTGCTGGAAGAGCAGTTCACGCTGGAGTTCCTGTTTATATTGCTGGGCGCAAAAATCCTGGCTATTGCCTTCACCGTTACCTCCGGCTGGCGCGGTGGCTTCATCATTCCGCTCTTCTTTGTGGGAGCCACGGTGGGCTTGATCGTGAATGCTGTTTTCCCGGGGCAAAACCTGCCGCTGATTATGGTCAGTTGCATGGCCGCCATCAACGCCTGTGTTACGCGCACGCCTATCAGCACGACAATCCTGCTGGCCACGCTTACAGGCTTTCACCACTTTATCCCGATTCTGTTTGCCAGCCTGACCGGCTTTTTCCTCGCACCCAAAACACCGCTGATAAACGCACAGTTAGGCATGAAGGAGTAA
- a CDS encoding aldehyde dehydrogenase, whose translation MNQLQNYINGQLVAPVAGQYIDNYNPATGEVYSLIPDSDEQDVEQAVQAATAAFPAWAKTPAEKRGRIMMRIADLIDENLERLAEAESIDNGKPLKLAKTVDIPRASSNMRFYGTAIQHFASEAHYMEGTEAINYTVRHPHGVAGCISPWNLPLYLFTWKIAPALAAGNCVVAKPSEVTPMTAYLLSEICIAAGLPAGVLNIVHGYGHKVGAAMVAHPKVPVISFTGGTATGRAIAATAAPMFKKLSLELGGKNPNIVFADCDFDNALHTSIHSSFANQGQICLCGSRIFIERPLYEKFRDAFVEKVKALTVGDPLEESSKQGAVVSEQHMQKVLSYIELAKQEGGSILTGGHRVQVEGRCANGWFVAPTVIEGLPYNCRTNTEEIFGPVVTLTPFDTEEEVIQYANCTDYGLSATIWTQNLPRAHRVAHQVHSGIVWVNTWLLRDLRTPFGGMKNSGVGREGGFEALNFFTEPQNICVKL comes from the coding sequence GTGAATCAGCTTCAGAACTATATCAACGGCCAACTGGTAGCTCCAGTGGCAGGGCAGTACATCGACAACTACAACCCGGCTACCGGCGAAGTATACTCCCTGATCCCGGACTCCGACGAGCAGGACGTGGAGCAGGCGGTGCAGGCGGCAACAGCGGCTTTCCCGGCGTGGGCGAAAACGCCTGCCGAAAAGCGCGGCCGCATTATGATGCGCATTGCTGACCTGATTGATGAGAACCTGGAGCGGTTAGCTGAAGCTGAATCAATAGACAATGGAAAGCCGCTGAAGCTGGCGAAGACGGTGGACATACCGCGTGCCAGCAGCAACATGCGTTTTTACGGCACGGCTATTCAGCACTTTGCCTCGGAAGCGCACTACATGGAGGGTACTGAGGCCATCAACTATACGGTTCGTCATCCGCATGGTGTGGCCGGCTGTATTTCGCCCTGGAACCTGCCGCTATACTTGTTTACCTGGAAAATTGCGCCTGCCCTGGCTGCCGGTAACTGTGTGGTGGCCAAACCATCCGAAGTAACGCCCATGACGGCCTACCTGCTATCGGAGATTTGCATAGCGGCTGGCTTGCCTGCAGGCGTCCTGAACATTGTGCACGGCTACGGCCATAAGGTTGGCGCGGCCATGGTGGCCCACCCGAAGGTGCCGGTTATCTCCTTCACGGGCGGCACCGCTACCGGACGCGCTATTGCGGCTACGGCGGCTCCTATGTTCAAGAAGCTTTCGCTGGAGCTGGGCGGCAAGAACCCGAACATCGTCTTCGCCGACTGCGACTTCGACAACGCGCTCCATACTTCTATCCACTCGTCGTTCGCCAACCAGGGACAGATCTGCCTCTGCGGCTCCCGCATCTTTATTGAGCGCCCGCTGTACGAGAAGTTTCGCGATGCTTTTGTGGAGAAGGTAAAAGCCCTAACCGTAGGCGATCCGCTGGAGGAAAGCTCAAAGCAAGGCGCCGTGGTATCGGAGCAGCATATGCAGAAGGTGCTTTCTTACATCGAACTGGCCAAGCAGGAAGGCGGAAGTATACTTACCGGCGGACACCGAGTGCAGGTGGAAGGGCGCTGCGCCAACGGCTGGTTCGTTGCCCCTACCGTTATCGAAGGCCTCCCCTACAACTGCCGCACCAACACTGAGGAAATCTTTGGTCCTGTTGTTACGCTCACACCTTTCGACACTGAAGAAGAGGTAATTCAGTATGCCAACTGCACCGACTACGGCCTCTCCGCCACCATCTGGACGCAAAACCTGCCCCGCGCACACCGCGTGGCCCACCAGGTGCACAGCGGCATCGTCTGGGTCAACACCTGGCTTCTGCGAGACTTAAGAACTCCCTTCGGTGGCATGAAGAACTCCGGCGTTGGCCGCGAAGGAGGCTTTGAAGCACTGAATTTCTTTACCGAGCCGCAGAATATTTGTGTGAAGTTGTAA
- a CDS encoding ATP-dependent Clp protease proteolytic subunit — protein MYPSSYFKNEFRKFAVHGQGLSGLGVDQYLHHIDSTARSRQINNMTRSVIEERPTHFREIDVFSRLMMDRIVFLGTQVDDNIANIITAQLLFLESVDAQKDVLLYINCPGGSVYAGLGIYDTMQYIMPDVATICTGLAASFGAVLLAGGAKDKRSALPHARIMIHQPLGGAQGQASDIEITAREILKLKKELYEILALHSGRTYQEIHDSSDRDYWLRADEAMAYGLIDEVLERE, from the coding sequence ATGTATCCTTCAAGCTATTTCAAAAACGAGTTCCGCAAATTTGCCGTGCATGGGCAGGGCCTGAGCGGATTGGGTGTGGACCAATACCTGCACCACATAGACAGTACGGCACGTTCGCGCCAGATCAACAACATGACCCGCTCCGTGATAGAGGAGCGGCCCACGCATTTCCGGGAGATAGACGTGTTCTCGCGCCTGATGATGGACAGGATCGTGTTCCTGGGTACGCAGGTAGACGACAATATTGCCAACATCATCACGGCGCAACTGCTGTTCCTGGAGTCGGTGGATGCGCAGAAGGATGTGCTGCTTTACATTAACTGCCCGGGTGGTTCGGTGTATGCCGGCCTCGGTATTTACGACACTATGCAGTACATCATGCCTGATGTGGCGACTATTTGCACAGGTCTGGCAGCCTCCTTTGGCGCTGTCTTACTAGCTGGCGGCGCGAAGGATAAGCGCTCTGCGCTGCCCCATGCCCGCATCATGATTCACCAGCCTCTAGGCGGCGCCCAGGGACAGGCTTCCGATATAGAGATTACCGCCCGCGAAATACTGAAGCTAAAGAAAGAACTCTACGAGATTCTCGCCTTGCACAGCGGCAGAACCTATCAGGAAATCCACGACAGCTCCGACCGCGACTACTGGCTCCGAGCCGACGAGGCTATGGCGTATGGGTTGATTGATGAGGTGTTGGAGCGGGAATAG